The region CAGTGCCTGGTACGTGTAAGCATTCGGTAACTACAGTTAACACTATCCGACTTTTCCAGGAGCCTCTCAAGCCCACCCCACCCTTCCTGGGTAGatggttgggttctggtgaggCTGGGGCCCCCTCACTGAGCCCTGGTTGCCCCGGGAAGGGCTTGCTCATGCTGTTCTCATGGGCAGAGATGTGAAGACCTGGCCCTGCTGAGGGCCCCAGGGCTGGGTGCCAGGGAACTTTGACCCTAGGTGTTCTGGGTTCTGGGTGTGGGGTGGCCCTGTCAGGTGCtgggccctgcctgcctgcccgccTGCCCACCATTCATTCAAACAGTATCCATTGAGCGCCTCCTGAATGCTAGGTCCTGGGCTGGCTTGCATTTGAAGTGTTGATCAGGCCAATATGTCCCTGAAGAACTCCCACTTTAcaggagggaaactgaggcttagagaggggaAGGGACTTGCTTTAGGCCTCAGCACCTTCGTGATTTCCCTCCCCTGGCTTTGGAGTAGCTTCTCTGGTGatcagaagaaaagaaggaacctGGTAGTAGTGAGCAGGCTATGATGAGGGCCCCTTTGTAGGGACCGTGAGTGCCTGGGTTGGGGTACCTGGCTAAGCCTGGGGCATCCTTGAGGTCTAGTTCCCTGTCTTTGTAACTCTCTGTGGTCCCCTGCAATTCCCCTTTGTGCTGTCATCACTGATCCTTCATCCATCCTCCATTTAATATCGTTTTTGAGCCCAGTTAAGTGCCAGGTGCAGTGCCGGGCTTGGGGGACTCAGTGGGATTTAGAGACCCTGTCCCTGTTCTTGTGGAGGGACAGACACTGGTCTGATATCCACACAAACGGGAGTATCATAAACGATGCCCCAGTTACAGATTCCCCAACCAGACTAAGAGCATCACAGTGACAGAAACATGTATTTTTTGCTGTTGTGGTGGGTATTTAATTTATATTGAGTTAAACCAGGCAGCATCCCAGGTGGAGAAAACTGTGTGTGCAAAGGTCCAGAAGTAGAACAGAGCATAGTGCATCCTGGGAATTAGAACTAGGGCAGAAGGTGGGAGGGAAGCAGGGCCAGGACCGTGCAAGGCCTGAGTTGGGCTGAGGTGGGACTTATCCCAAGAGCAGAGGGAGCCATGGAGGACTTCGACCAGGGAGTGGTGAGGCCAGAGTTGCTGACAGCTTCTGCAGGGAGGCTCAAGGGTAGTGCCGGCCACGGAGATGGCCAAAGGCTTGGGGGCACCAGCTACTCCCTGTCCTCACAACCCAGTGCTTTGGACATCAGCTGGGCAGCTGAGAGACCCAGAATCTCAGGGCTGGAAGGGTCATCATGTGGCTGAGGAGACAGAGGCCCAGGAAAAGGGAAGGCCCCATCCAGAGTCACCAGCGGGCCTGTGGCGGCACCCGCACGTGAGCCCTGGTGGCTGGTCCATTCTCCCAGGCCAGTTCCGAGCCAGCTCTACCCTGGACGGTGTGAGTGAGACCCAGTGTGTGCCCTTCTCTTCAGCCTGGAGTCTGGGCTCAGCCCTGTGTGGGCACCTCCCTGCCTTGGTGAGGCCAGGCTGGTGGGGGGGGCCATTTCTCACACCGGGTTCTCCTGACATGGAAGTGTCGTGGGTGCCAGGAACCAAGCTGGGCGCCTCCCAGGCTCTGTCACAGCAAAGTGCCCACACCTGTAGGAGGTGGGCGCTAATATCCCCATTTCATAGGTGACCAAAGGCCTCGCCTGAGGTCATGCAGCCAGCAAGTGCTTGCACAGGAATGGAACCATGCCCTCTGACCCCAGAGTGGCCATGCTGCTGCCCTGTCTTGAAAAGGGAGGGTGGCCTTTGGACTTGACATCAGCCCTGCCCTTGAGCAAGGGGGAAAGTGACTCTTGTCTCTTGGCTTCAGTGTCCTCATCCCTCAAAAGGGCTGGAGGTCCTCATGCTGCCTCCCCCTAGGCCTATTAGGAGGGAAAAACAGGTAGTCAGTAGGTAGCCAATTTCTTGCCAGCAGAGAAGCAGTGAGATGCAGTTACTGTTAGGGGCGGGCACATTGGGCAGTGCAGCCTCCTCTCCCACCTCTGCCCTTGGTCCCTGTTGCAGTCTGCAGTGTAGACCCAAGTCTGTGTGTGTCCAGAGAACACCAGGTTCCCCTGGCCGCCCAGGGCTCAGCTGGGACAGCCTCAGCATAGCACTGTGCTCCAGAGGCACCCACGTGCCCTCTGAGCCACCTCCTGGTACACAACCTGACCTCTGGGGTCAGACCAAGCCAGGTTCAAATTCCTACTTTTGTGGGATGTTGTGTATAGTACCTGGGCCAGGCCAGACACTTGGATTTTAGTCTAGATCCCACTTTTTCCTGGCTATAATTTTGGCAAGTCACAAAAACCCCTGTgggactcagtttcttcagctgtaGAATGGGGACCGTGCAGGCACCTTGCTTGGGGTTCACCCCCTTGTGCTGGCCATGCCCTGTGCCCATGCTGTTCTCCCTGTCTTGTCTAGGTGATCTTTCAGGCCGCCTCCTTGCCTACCTGAGCCTCAGCCCCATATTCATCATTGTCGGTTTTGTGACCCTCATCGTATTCAAGCGGGAGCTGCACACGGTGAGTCTGTCCGCGCCGCCCCCCACACCTTGCCCTAGTGCCCCCATCTCGGAGAAGAGGACCCTCGCCACTCCATCCCAGGGCTTGGCCTTTCCGTCCGCGCCTCCACCTTTCTGAGGTGTATGGAGCCTCCTGGCTGGTTGGTTCTAGGCCGTCCATTAGTTGGGCTGGGAGGCCCAGGCAGAGGCCACAGTCTTTGGGGCAGGGCAGTGGTCAGTGGGCACACAGAGGCCCAGCCGACACACCTTCCTGGCAGATCTCATTCCTCGGGGGCCTGGCACTGAACGAGGGGGTCAACTGGCTGATCAAACACGTTGTCCAGGAGCCACGGCCCTGTGGAGGTAGGGCCTGGGCCGTGGGGGTCTGGGAGGGAGTTGGGAAGCCTGCGTCCCCCCGTAATGCCCTGTTCTCTCTCTCAGGCCCCCACATGGTAGTGGGCACCAAATACGGGATGCCTTCCAGCCATTCCCAGTTTATTTGGTTCTTCTCCGtctattccttccttttcctgtATTTAAGGTGAGCTTCTGCCCCAGCTTGGGTGGCCTTGACCTGGCCCAGGCCAGGCTCTGCCCAACACTCACTGCTAGCCTTTTGGACATGCCTTGAGGCTTGGCCTATACCTGGCCTTCAGCCAAGGCAGAGGGTACCCAGGGAACATTtgggtggggccaggggctgtCGGGAGGCCTGGGCTCCAGGCTGTGGGCTGAGGCCATCTGACAGGCCTGTTTTCCCAGAATGCACCAAACAAACAACGCcaggttcctggacttgctgTGGAGGCACGTGCTCTCCCTGGGCCTCCTCACCGTGGCCTTCCTAGTGTCCTACAGCAGGTATGGAGGAAGGGAGCCCCACCACACACCCTGTCTCCTGGGGTCTAGCTGCATTCTTGGTCCCCACTGGACCCCACTATGGACCTGAGTCCCGAGCTTGTAGGGCAGGGCTGGGAAAGGGGTCTGTCTGCCTCTTCCAGTCCAGTCCTTGCTCTCTGAAGAGGGAGCAGCTGTTGGGGTCCAGCCCCCTGTCTCCTTCTGGAAGTAGATCTGAGGTTGTGGGCCTCAGGAGTCTGTCCTGTCTGAGTGTATCTGCCTGTGCACAGGTTCCTGGGAAGCTGGCACTCAGCCATGGGGGGATTTGTGCCCACCTGTCTCTGGTGGGCTCTCATGAACTTCCCTCTGTCCTTGCCCAGGGTCTACCTGCTGTACCACACCTGGAGCCAGGTGCTCTACGGGGGCATTGCTGGAAGCCTCATGGCCATCGCCTGGTTCGTGTTCACCCAGGAGGTCCTCACCCCGCTCTTCCCTAGGATAGCAGCCTGGTAACTCCTCTTGctgtcccaccctccttcctaAGCACCATGGCCTCTCTCCGCTCCTGCGAAGGGGCCATCAGTGGGAGGGCACAGGCATTCTGAGTCTAGCCTCAGGCTCCCTGGGAGGGCCCTAGTGACCAGGTCTCTGGTGGGCATAAGGCTGCAAGCCCCACCGGCCTGGCTCCTACCTCCCCCAGGGGTTCCCTCAGACCCAGAGGCCAGGGTGCCATCCTCTGTCCTCGCCTAAGCTCTCAGGGACTCAGAAAGCAGCCTGAGTCCTGCTGAGTGTCCCTGAGTGTCACATAGGTGCCACATCAGGGTCTCTTGGTGGCTGTGGGGTCACGGGCCAGGCAGACGCTGTGAACAGTTGGGGGAGGTCTCATTGCTGGCGTGGAGACAGTCCCTGATGTGG is a window of Manis pentadactyla isolate mManPen7 chromosome 3, mManPen7.hap1, whole genome shotgun sequence DNA encoding:
- the DOLPP1 gene encoding dolichyldiphosphatase 1, yielding MAADGQCSLPASWRPVTLTHVEYPAGDLSGRLLAYLSLSPIFIIVGFVTLIVFKRELHTISFLGGLALNEGVNWLIKHVVQEPRPCGGPHMVVGTKYGMPSSHSQFIWFFSVYSFLFLYLRMHQTNNARFLDLLWRHVLSLGLLTVAFLVSYSRVYLLYHTWSQVLYGGIAGSLMAIAWFVFTQEVLTPLFPRIAAWPISEFFLIRDTSLIPNVLWFEYTVTRAEARNRQRKLGTKLQ